One genomic segment of Hordeum vulgare subsp. vulgare chromosome 2H, MorexV3_pseudomolecules_assembly, whole genome shotgun sequence includes these proteins:
- the LOC123428151 gene encoding uncharacterized protein LOC123428151: MAASGSTRRRSQWPDLPAELLGLVLMRLSSHADRVRLPVVCCAWCSAARLQHPLLPWLALPDGTFLSLPDGAVHRLPVPDDVFFGFSAGGALFLMHEDGIFSLVCPSSVATVDLPEPRTTCMAWTSPAHKSIANIALFQGKLYVLTREEELHVLDAGDPHITNICCIHKTLTPSPEDHDLDRIWNCDYYGPDMHIRPDYLVVAGNQLLRVELTTIIPATICQPWTYQFHVYEAADLSCGDGRWRDVSTLMGACTLRQPKLL, translated from the exons ATGGCCGCGTCTGGCTCTACCCGCCGCCGCTCTCAATGGCCGGATCTCCCGGCAGAGCTGCTGGGCCTCGTGCTCATGCGGCTTTCGTCGCACGCCGACCGCGTCCGCCTACCCGTCGTGTGCTGCGCATGGTGCTCGGCCGCAAGGCTGCAGCACCCGCTGCTCCCTTGGCTAGCCCTCCCCGACGGCACCTTCCTCAGCCTCCCTGATGGCGCCGTTCACCGTTTGCCCGTCCCGGACGACGTCTTCTTCGGATTCTCAGCCGGAGGTGCGCTCTTCCTCATGCATGAAGACGGCATCTTCTCCCTGGTGTGCCCTTCCTCCGTTGCGACCGTCGATCTTCCCGAGCCACG CACAACATGCATGGCGTGGACGTCGCCTGCGCACAAATCCATCGCCAACATTGCACTCTTCCAAGGGAAGCTCTATGTCCTTACCAGAGAAGAGGAGCTACATGTCCTGGACGCCGGGGATCCGCACATCACAAACATCTGCTGCATACACAAAACACTGACCCCGAGCCCTGAAGATCATGACCTCGACCGTATATGGAACTGTGATTATTATGGCCCTGACATGCACATACGACCGGACTACCTCGTCGTGGCCGGAAATCAGCTACTGAGGGTGGAACTAACTACCATTATACCAGCAACAATATGTCAGCCATGGACTTACCAGTTCCATGTCTACGAAGCGGCAGACCTGAGCTGCGGCGATGGACGGTGGAGGGATGTCAGTACGTTGATGGGGGCGTGCACTCTTCGTCAGCCAAAGCTGCTCTGA